CGCCGGCAACGAGGCTTTTCGTTAATGTTACCAAGCTGCGTCCGCCGTCCCAGCCGCCGAGAACTTTTTTCAGAGACAAACCTAAGCCCAGCGAAAGAGCGCAAATCGCGAGCGACGCCGCGAGGGCCAGACCCGCCGCACTGCCACTTAAGCGGTTTGAAACCCAGCCCAAAAGCGCAAACAACAACATCGCGCCAATGCCCAGCGTAACCGGCTCGCGCGTGCGCCCGACTGCGTAAAACCCGCGCGCCAGAATCTGCTGCGCCGCCAGAGCCACCAACCCGACGCCGTAACAGGCTAAAACTTTGGCCGTCACCAGGGTATCTGCGGCGGTGAAACGCCCATGCTCCAGCATCAACCGCACGAGGGGAACTCGCAACGCGATGAGCAGCGCGGAGGCGAGAACTGTTAAGGCCAGAGTTCGCCTCAGTGCCGATGTCAATTCTTCGCGCATTTTTGGCAGATCGTTTTGCGTTGCCAAAAGCACAAGCGTGGGAAATAAGGCGATGGCGGGGCCGCTTGCCAGAATCGCAAGCGGAAACTGCATAATGCGGTTGGCATTATCAATCGCGGTGATGGCGCCGTTGCCATCGCCCGCGAGAAATCGTGGCAGATTAAGCGCGATCACTTGTCCCGAAGCCAAACCGAAAATAATTGGCGCGAGGCTTTTCAATACGCGCTGGACACCGGCGTCACGCAGGTCCCACAACGGCGCGAGACTCAAACCACTGCGTCGCACTGCGGGTATCTGAATAAAAATCGAACCGACAAGCGCACCAAACAACGCGCCCCACGCCTGACTTTCGATGCCCGCGCCCCACAGTTTCGGTCCGGCAATGCCGAAAACAATAATTCCCAGATTGAAAACAACCGGCTGAACTGCGGCATACCAGAACAAGCGCAAAGCGTTGAGCGTACCCGTAAACAAACCGCCAACAACAAAGAAGAACTGCGCCGCGAGAAGAATACGTAGCAGATTGAAATATAAATCGACGTATTGCGGCTGCACCTGTCTTTGCGCGAACGCATGCCCAAAACTCGTAAACGTCAGAGCAAAAAGCACCAAGGTTACGAGTCCGAATCCGGCAGCGAGCACAGTGAACATCGCGCGAAAGGTGCGTCGCGCCGCGTCCTGGTCGCCGCGCGAAACCAGTTCGGTAAAAACCGGAACAAAGCCGGTTGCCAAGGCACCACCTGCAATGAGAATGGAAATGGTGTCGGGAATATTGAACGCAGCGTTGTAGGCGTCGGTAAGGGCGTTACGTCCGTAAAGGTTGGCTGTAACGATCATGCGGCCAAAGCCGGTGATGCGCGACAGCAAAACCATTAGAGCCATAAGCAGCGAAGCGCGGCCTAAAGATAGATTTTGCGAAATCTCAATACGTTGTGGTGAAGCAGTCATAAAACGAGTACGGTCGAATTCGTCCGTACTTCGGCTTCAATCTTAGCCCAAGACCCCACGCATTTCATCTAAACTCACGCGCCATGAACGAAGACGCACTGCTGCCCGGCGAAGATCAGGACGAACTCGACGCCGTTGAAATCCGCGACAACGGTGAACCGCTCGTCGATTTTCTGGGACTTTCGCCACGCCTCACGCTCGCGCCGCAGCATCCGGTTTTCGAGTTTCCGCGCGTCCATGTGGTGCGCGAAAGCGTGGCGCGAATGCTGGTGCAAGCCGCCGAAAGTTTGCCAGAGGGTTTGGAACTTCATGTTGTTGAAGGTTACCGGCCCATTCAGGTGCAGCGCGCGATGTGGGCGCATGCACTCGAAGAAGCGCGCAAACGGTTGGGCGATGCTTCCCAGGGAATAATTGAACGCGAAGCGGGTCGCTATTCCGCGCCGCCCGATGCGATTACGCCTCCACCCCACACAACCGGTGGCGCAGTCGATGTCGCAATTGTGCGCGAAAACGGCGAGCAACTCGATTTCTTTTCCCCCTTCGAACTTTCCGACATGACGCACGCGCGCGCCGACGCCGTTGGTCTTTCGGACGAAGCCCAAAAGAACCGCGCACTCCTGCGCTCGGTTTTGGAACCGACCGGGCTCACGCAATACGTGGATGAGTGGTGGCATTGGAGCTACGGTGACAATGGCTGGGCGCTGCGCACGAATGCGCCCCACGCGATATATGACAAAATCGAGTTGCCTGCCAACGCTCACTGGATAGGCGACATGGATAAAATGCCACAATAGTACGGTCGGTTTCACGCGTACTTCTCCTTCTTATGGCACTTGCACCTGAACTCATCGCACAACCGACGGCTAGCCCGCGCCGCGCCGATACATTTTCGGCGCGACTGGCGCGGCATCGGCTGGCACAAGTCGGTTTTGTGCTCATCGCGCTGCTACTTCTTGTCGTTTTCTTTGCTGGATTGATTTCACCTCTCGACCCGACACAAAGTCGGGCTGGAGGCATGGGCACACTGGGCGAGCCGCACGCGCCCGGCAACGGCTTTTTGCTCGGAGCCGACACGCTGGGCCGCGATGTGTGGACGCGCACGCTTTATGGCGCGCGCATTTCGCTCCTGGTCGGCGTCTTTGCAATGACGACCGCTGTTTTGATGGGCACAACCGCCGGGCTTCTGGCGGGGTACTTCGGCGAACGCGTGGATGCGATTATTATGCGGATTGTTGAAATCGTGCAGTCGCTGCCGACGATTTTGCTGGCTATCGCGCTGGTCGCGGTTCTGCCCGACGACCCGATTAATCTTCCAAACGGCACTGTAATTGACCGCAAATTATTCAATTTGCTGCTTGCCATCGCGTTGGTAACATGGACGGGAATTGCGCGCGCGGTGCGCGGTCAAACATTGGCTCTACGCGAGCAAGAGTTCATCGAAGCCGCGCGCGCCGTCGGCTGCGGGCACACGAAAATTCTCACGCGGCACCTACTGCCGAACGTCTTGCCAACCGTAATCACGCTCGCAACTCTGGCGACTGCAAATACAATTTTGCTGGAAGCCGGCCTTTCTTATCTTGGCCTGGGCGTTGATCCCTCGATCCCGTCGTGGGGCGCGATGATCGCTGAAGGACAGCCGTATATTCTTTCGGCGCCATGGATTATTCTCGCGCCGGGAAGCGCCGTCGCCCTCGCCGTCATTGCGTTCAACTTGCTGGGGACGGCAATGCAGGAAACCCTTGACCCGCGCCGTTAAGGATGAAAGTACAGTCGATTTCGACCGTACTGCCGGAAGTTGGCGAAGTAGCCTTGCCGTTGCGTGGCGTGCCTTCTGGATTTCGCGGCTTTTCGTAGTTGCATTCGTTTATCTAGGCCATTCACTGCGCACGCCCAATCTGCCGATTAACGGCGGCTGGCAAGGCGTAGCAAACACATGGCTGAACCCATGGACAACCTTCGATTCCGCTTACTTCCTGCGCATTGCCGAAAGCGGCTACAACGCGCTGGAACTAACGGCATTTTTTCCACTCTACCCTTCGCTCTTGGGCCTCGCCGGAACCAATATTTTGGCGCGGGTCATTTTTGGCATTGCTCTGTCCAACTTCTGCCTTTTTGGTGGTCTGGCTTTAGCACACCGACTAATTGTCGCTTTGGCGCAACAGCGCAGCGAAGATATTTTCAGCGACGAGGCAAAAAACGCGGTTTGGCTGCTGGCGTTCTGGCCCGCGACGCCGTATTTCAGCGCGGTTTATTCCGATGCGCTGTTCTTTTGTCTGGCAAGCGGCGCCTTCTGGTGCGCTCAGCAAAAGCAGTGGCTGCGCGTTGGAATTCTGGCGCTTTTCGCTTCGCTTGCGCGTAACGCTGCGCCGGTTTTATTCCTTGCTTTAATCGTGGAATACGCTCGCACACACCAAAAAGGAGGCTGCGACAAAACGTCGTGGCGAACACGCGATGTTCTCTGTTTGATATTGTCGCCGCTTTCTTTTGTCGCACTGCAAATCTGCTTTCGGCTTCGATTCGGCGGCGACGTTTTGTTGCGCGCGCAGCGAATGTTCGGTCGCAGTTTCTCCGCACCATGGACGCCCGTAGCGCAAGACTTCGCCGATTTCGTCACCATCAAGCACATCGGGCCGTCGTCGTTTTTTAATCTGGTTGCGGCACTGTTGGCTCCGGTATTCGCCGGCGTATTGTGGAAACGCACGCGCAGTGGTGCCGTTTTCCTCGGCGGCTTGACGCTAATGGCCCTACTCTACGGGCGCAGTTATGCGCCGCACACATTTGGGATAGCGCGCTATGTCGCTGCAGCGTGGCCGTTCGCGCTCGGCCTCGCCTTGTTTTATGACATGACTGCACGCCGCCCACTCTTACGGGCACTTTTCCAAGTGCTTTATTTACTGCTCTGCGCGGCCAGTTGTTGTATGTTCGGATTGAAAGAATCGCTTTTTTAAGTACGGTCGAAATCCGGGTGCCCTCTGGGCGGATACTTAACGCGTCGTGACTTTCAAATCGATGCGGCGCGCGGGGCGCAGTGTCACCGAGGGTTGCGGGCTTCCATGAGGATCGTAACCATCCGGCAATGCAAACGAGAAGCGTCGCGCGATTGTCGCGAGCAACAGCGCGCTTTCCAAACTGGCAAAGTTGGCCGCGATACAAATGCGCGGGCCGCCGCCAAACGGAAAATAGGCGTATCGCGGTAATTTCTTTTTCATCTCGTCGGTCCAGCGGTCGGGACGGAACTGGTCGGGATGATCGTAGAAGCGTTCGTCGCGATGCAAAAGCCACTGCGAGACGATCACAACCGCGCCTTTCTTCACTTTGTATTCACCGATTTGCGTGTCATGCATTGCCTGGCGCGCCACACGCCACACCGGCGGATAAAGCCGCATCGTTTCCGTCACAATGTTATTGACGAGCGGCAATTTTTCCAAGTCGTCCACGGTCGGCGTGCGGCCACCTAAAACTTCGTCCACTTCGGCGTGCAAGCGCGCTTGAATTTCGGGGTGCTGCGCCAGCAAAAAGCCAATCCACGAAAGCGCGAGGGCTGTTGTTTCGTGTCCGGCCAGAAACAGCGTCACACCTTCGTCGCGCAATTGGCGGTCGGTCATCTGGCTGTCGTCGCTGTCTTGGGCGCGCATCAAGAGCGTCAGCAAATCGTTGCGCCCGCCTTCGCCGTCTTTCTCCTGCGCGCGGCGCTCCTCGATAATCTTGAAAACAATTTTGTCGAGCGCTGCCGTCGCGCGGTCGAAGCGGCGATTGGTTGGTGACGGAAAATCGTCGGGCAGCGGAATCTTTGAGCCGCGCGCCACGAAATCGTCCATGATGTCGTTGAGCGCGCGACCAATATCACCCGCGCGGTCGCTCACATCGGAGCCGAAAAAGGTTTCCGCCGCGATTTCGAGCGTCAATTTCATCATGTCGCCGTACATGTCGCGCACGCTGCCGCTTTCCCAACCGTCGAGCATTGTTTCGCAGTGACGAACAAACGCACCCGAATAAGTCTGCAGAATGCGGTCTTTGTGGAACGCCTGCTGCGCGAGGCGGCGCTGACGCAACCAGAAATCGCCGTCGCTTGTTAGCAAACCGTTGCCGAGCAAGCGGCGAAACGCGCGCGAAGTTGGCGTCGTGCGGTCTTTGATGAAATGCTTGTTGGCGCCGAGCATCACCTGCTCAACTAAATCGGGATGATTGACGAGAAGCACTTCGAGCTTGCCGTATTTGAGGCGAACGACATCACCGTAATCGGAAACGCACTGCTGCAGAAAGCCCAGACTGTCGCGGCGAATGCCGAGCATGTGTGGAAGTTGCCCGATGAAAAAGCGCGCCTTCGGGCTGGGCGGATGACGATGAAGTGTGTGAGACATAAGAAAGGTACGGTCGAATTCGACCGTACTTGAACAGAAAAATTATACTTGTGCACGATGCGTCGCGCCTTTTTCTTTCTGCCGTTCCTTTTTATTCCTTTACTTTCGAGTTGCGTTCGCGCTCCGCGAGCACCGCAAACGCTGGTTTTAGCGTCCAAGCCCGATCCTTCGACACTCGATCCGGCGCGCGCCTACGACACAACCTCAATTAATTTCGTGCGCGTGATTTACAACGGCCTTGTCGATTACGACGACAAAGCGCAAATCGTCCCGGCCGTCGCCCAAAAGTGGACGGTTTCGCCTGACGGCAAAACCTACACCTTTACAATTCGACCGAAGGTGCGTTTTCATTCGGGCCGCGAAGTGACGGCGGAAGACTTCCGCTATTCCATTGAGCGCGTTTTGGAACCCGACACTGCGAGCGACGGCCAGAGCTTTTATACCATGCTCGACGGCGCAACCGAATGGACAAAACTCGATAAGAAGCAGCGCCGCGCGACACACGTTCGCGGAATTCGCGTACTCAATCCGCGCACCGTTTCTTTTACCCTTGTCAAACCCGACGCGACCTTTCTGAATGTTCTGGCACTGCCGTTTGGCTTTGTCGTGCCGCGCGAAAGCGTCGAGAAATTGGAAGCCGCAGGCAAAACACTCAGCGATAATCCCAATGGGTGTGGCCCGTTCAAATTTGTTTCTTGGACGCACGACGCGCAGCTCGAACTGAAAAAGAACGCCGATTATTACAAGCCGGGTCTGCCGCGGGCCGAAGGAATTTCGCTGGCCATTGGCGGCGATGAAACTTTGCATCAGATGCAGTTCGAAATGGGCGACTTGGACGTTGCCGGTGATATTCCCTCGCCGGATTTCGCGCGTGTCACCAAAGACCCGAAGTGGCAGCCCCTGATTAGCCACGCCCCAATGATGGACGTGCGCTACCTTTGCATGAACACCGAAGTCGCGCCCTTCACCGACATTCGCGTGCGTCGCGCTTTTAACTACGCCATCGACAAGCAGCGTTTGGTTCAAGTGCAAAGCGGTCGCGTGGCTCCGGCACGCGGCATCTTGCCGCCTGGTCTGGCAGCTTACAATCCGAACCTCCAGAGCTTTGCTTACGCCCCCGACAAAGCGCGCGCGTTGCTCAAAGAAGCGGGAGCCGACAACCTCGATTTAACCCTGTGGGCTTCGACAACCGATGGCTACGACAAGGTCGCGCAAAGTATTCAGCAAGATTTACGAAAGGTTGGCGTCAAGGTTCGGATTAAGCTTTCCAACTACAAAGAAATTAAAACACTTGCCGGCAAACGCAAGAAAATCGGGCTTTCGATTTTAGGGTGGCTGCAAGATTATGCCGACCCCGCGAACTATCTCGATGTCTGCTTCAACGGCGAGAAGATTACCGAATCGGCCAGCTTAAATCGCGCGTTTTATTCCAACCCAAAAGTTAATGCGCTTTTGAACACAGCCGCTGTCGAACAAAACCCGACGCAGCGCATGAAGATGTATCAGCAGGTGGAGCAAATGGTTGTCAACGATGCGCCATGGGTCCCGCTTTACCATTCGGAACGCTACATCGTGACGCAGCCCTGGGTGAAAGGTTACAAGCTGCATCCGGCGTGGAGCGCACGCTACGAATATGTTGAGGTCAACCGATGAGAAAGAACACCAGTACCGTCGAGAACGACCGTACTTCTTCAGGGTTCGGGCGCGCCGTGTTGCGACGGATTGGTCTCGGTCTTTTAACCTTGTGGGGCGCGAGCATCATTACCTTTGTGCTGCTCTTTCTGGTGCCCGCGGAACCAGCGCAGGTTATCGGCGGCGAACGCGCCACTCCTGAAGTGTTAAAAAACATTCGCGCGAAATACGGCCTCGACCGTCCTTTGCCGGTTCAGTACGGAATTTTCGTGCGCGACATCGCAACCAACGAACTGCGAAGTTACCGCAACGACGACAAAGTTCTCAGTGCCATTGCGCGGCGCTTTCCCGCAACCCTGGTTCTTGCACTTGCCGGACTTTCCATCTGGCTCCTCGTTTCGATTCCGCTTGGGCTTCTCACCGCGCGCTACGCAGGAACCCCGTTCGACCGAACCTCTTTAATACTTGGTTTAGTTGCACTCTCGATTCCTACCTTTTGGCTCGGACGATTGCTGCAGCATTATCTTGGTTATCGCTGGGGCTTGTTTTCGGTTGGTGGTGGCGCGAGCCTGGCGAATTTGCCGCTCCCTGCCATTACGCTTGGTTTGGGCGGCGCGGCGCTTTACTCTCGGTTGCTTCATGCTAACGTGCGTGGCGTCCTGAAGCAAGATTTCATTCGCGCCGCTCGCGCCCGTGGTTTAGACGAAAAGACAGTTTTGGGCCGTCACGCTTTGCGCAATGCCCTGATTCCTTTGGTTTCCGTTCTCGGTATGGACATCGCTTCGCTTCTCAGCGGCCTGGTGTTTACCGAAAACATTTTCGGATGGCCGGGCATCGGTAGCCTCGCGGTCGATTCGGCGCGCAACTTCGACGCACCGATGATTATGGGCACTGTTTTGTTTTCGTCGTTTCTTGTGGTGCTGGCCGGAATCGCAATTGACATCGCGTATCGGCTGATTGATCCCCGCGTGCGTGTCAGCTAATACACAAGTACGGTCGAATTACGCCGCACTTATTTCAGGTTCACCGCTTTTCCCGATTTGAGCGAAGACAGCGCAGCCAACCACGCGGTATGAGTTTTCAAGGCTTCGGGCCAACTCGCGCGCAGTTGAGTTCTCTTGCCCGTTCGCACCGCTTCATCAAAGCCCTGATAAAGCGTGAGTAAAGGTGAATCGGCGAAATTTCGCGTCGTCATGCCGTCGCGCATTTTTACCATTACCGATTTTTCATCCAGCGCAATTTCGCTTTCTTGCAAGACCAGCTGCGCTGCGAAGACGGGATTTTCTGCCCCGTCTTCGCGTGTGTGAAGCGTGGCCGTTGCGCCCGACTTTAATTCAACAGCCAGCGCGAGAGATTTTGTCTTGGCGGAAATCGCAACCACGCGCACGATTTCTCCGCCAATTGTGCGCAAGGTATCGAGCGCTTGAAAAAGCGCCGCGTATTCACCGCCATCGTGCTTGGCTGACCCGCACGACGGTGCGCTGCACGAGAGGGCAAAATGAATTGGCGTTTCCTTCGCGATGAGTTTTTTCGCATGCAACACGGCCAGACTGTCGCGCAGAGGCAAAGCCGGAACACACAAGGCGCGCGTGCTTCGCAGAGCTGCATCAAGGCGCATCGCTCCGGCGCGGTCGGGCGCAGGCGGCATTTCCAGCAAAGTGGGAATACCATTTTCGGCACACAGGCGAGCCGTTTCGCTACGCGCTTTTGGCGTCGCACCGATAATCGCGGCGTCGAGCGTTTCCGCCTGCAAGAGGCGGCGCGCGTCCTTGCCCGCTACGGCCTTGTGGCGGCGCGCCAGCATTTCGGCGCGCTTTGCATCACTGTCACACACGACGCCGATGCGGGCGCCAGGAATGGCACCAAGCGCAGCTTCGTTTAGCACAGAACTGGAACAGAAAAAATATCGAACGGGCATTGCGCGTTATTTTAGCAATTGCAGATACCTCCGATTTCGACTGTACTTATGTCTTCGCCTATGGACAACAAATTTATCGCGTTGACGCCGGAAATTTACGCCTACCTTGAAGACAAACGCAGCGACGCGCCCGACGGACTCCTGGCAGAACTGCGTCGCGAAACCGCTGCACTCGGCGACATCAGCGCAATGCAGATTGCACCCGAACAGGGCACGTTTCTGCGCATTCTGGCAGGTGTTTCAGGCGCCCAGCGGGCACTCGAAATCGGCACCTTCACCGGCTACAGTTCGTTGTGCATCGCACGCGGCCTGAAAGAAGACGCGTCACTCACCTGCCTCGACCAAAGTGGCGACTGGACACAAATTGCGCGAAAGTTCTGGAAGCGCGCCGGGGTTGAGAGCCGCATCGACCTTCGTTTGGGCGATGCGCACGAAACGCTAAAAGCCCTCGTAACTGAAGGCAGCACTTTCGATTTTGTGTTTATCGACGCCGACAAAACCGGCTACGACGAGTATTTCGAAACGCTTGTGCCGCATCTCGCGCCCGACGCGCTCTTAATATTTGACAATATGTTGCGCGGTGGCCGACTGGCTCAAAATTCGCTGACGACCGACGACGATATTGCACTCGATGCACTCAATAAAAAATTGGCGAGAGACGAGCGGGTTGAATCGGTGCTTCTGGCCGTTGCCGATGGCCTGATGATTTGTCGTTTCAAAGGCGTTTAGATAGTACGGTCGAATTCGACCGCACTACGGGCTACTCCAGCTAAAGGTCAAGCATTTGAAGACTCGTCATATCGAATCTCCAACCCCTGCGCAATCGCGTCGCAGCACCATCGAAATCGTGTCGCTGTGTCTTGGAGCATTTGCCTTCAATAGCTTTTCCCTGCCGCTGCACTACGGCGTCGATTTTCTATTCGGCAGCGTTTTCGTCCTCCTTGCTGCGTGGCGTTACGGCCCCTGGGTTAGCGCGCTCGTCGCGGCAGTTGGTGGAATCTACCCCATCTTTTTGTGGAATCACGCCTACGCGACCCTGATTTTCATTTCCGAAGCGATTGTCGTCGGGTTTCTGGCGCGGCGATTCAAACTCAGCCTGATTCTGCTCGATGGCATTTACTGGGTTTTCTGCGGCATCCCGCTGGTATGGGTTCTTTATCACGGGCCGCTCAATTTCGAGCCGTCGCAAGCCTATCTCATCGTTGTGAAGGATGCTGTCAACGGCCTTCTTAACGCACTTCTTGCCAGCTTGATTCTGCCGCTTTTCAACCTGCGTTCGATTGCCCGGTCACGGTTTGTCGCCAGACGTCCCGATCACAAAGCACCGCTTGCTCATACGCTGTTTAATATTCTCGTCGGCTGCGTTCTCGTGCCGACGATTTTGTTTACTGTGGTGAATGGTCGTCAAGCGCGCGCGCGTCTCGAACGCACAATGGACACGGAGTTGGAAACAACGAGTAAGCTACTTTCCAATGTCATGCTGCGCTGGCATGGCACTCGTCTTAATGCCCTGCGCTCGATTGTACGCCGCGTCGAAGACGAAAGCAGCGTTTCTTCTGCCGCCAAATGGCAGAATGACCTCGCGCTCGTTTCGCGTTCAATTCCCGATTTCATTGGCATTTACGCTGCCGACACGCGCGGAAAATCATTCGCGTTTTTTCCCGAACGCTCGCCCGCAGGCAAAGTGAATCTGGGCACGACCTTCGCCGACCGCGGCTACTACAAAGAAATCGCGCGGACGAAAAACATAGTAACGTCGGGCACAATCGGCGGTGCGCGCGGCCTTTCTACAACAATTGCTGTCGTCGCGGTTCCGTTTTTTCAAAACCGGCGGTGGCAGGGTTTTGTCTGTGGCGCACTCGATTTGAATTATGCTTCGCGGATGCTCGATTCTAGCCTCCCCAGCGGAAACGTCACGACAACCGTCGTCGATAGGCAGAACCACGTTTTAGCAACGACAAGAAAGGATCTCAAGGTAGGAGCGCTATACGACCGGCGTGCGCCTGTTGGCGTCAAGGTTTATCAGTGGTCGCCCTCAGGTCAGAACATGGCGCCGGTGAAGCAGTGGCAGAATTCGGTGCGGGTGCGGCGGACGCCGCTCAATAATGGAATGCCCTGGACGCTGTACGTCGAGGCGCCGTATGCGAATCCTCAGCGTGATTTGCAGAACGTTTATGCCTTTAACCTGACGACGGCTTTAGCCCTTATCTTCGCGGCACTGCTAGTCGCAACCGTTTTAGGCACTGCTCTCGCGCGGCCTCTTCACACTCTCGCGCGTCTCACGACCGATTTGCCCGGACAGCTCACCCAGCACAAGGAAACCGAAAAAAAGCAATGGCCGCGTTCATCGGTGCGTGAAATCGATTATCTGGTGCGCAATTTTCGCACGATGGAACATTCGCTCAACCGAACACTGCGCGCCAGTGACACGGCGCGCGCCGAACTTGAAGCCGAGCGCACGAGACTTGACGAGGCAAACCGACTCAAAGATGATTTCCTGGCCGTGCTTTCGCACGAACTGCGCACGCCGCTTGTGCCCGTTCTGGGCTACGCCGACTTAATTTCGCGCGGTATCCTCAAGGGTGACGACGCCACCGACGCCGCACGCGCCGTCGAACGCAACGCACGCGCTCAGCTTCGCCTTATCGAAGATTTGCTTGACGTTTCCGCGATTATGTCGGGAAAAATTCGTTTGCAAATGGGCGTTGTTAATTTGCCTATTGTCCTTAGGGAATCGGGCGAAACAATGCGCATTCGCGCCCATGATTCCGATATCGGAATGTTTTTCGACATCGACGAAACAACGCCTTATTTCTGGGGCGATGCAGCGCGCCTGCGACAAGTCGTCTGGAATTTGTTATCGAACTCGCTGAAGTTCACGCCTGCTGGTGGTTCGGTGAATATCGTCCTGCGGCACACAGAAACCCACGTCCTTTTAGTCGTGAAAGACACCGGTATGGGCATCAACCCGGATTTTCTGCCGCACGTCTTCGACCGTTTTCGCCAGGCAGGCGACCATTTGACACGTCCAGCTGGCGGTCTGGGGCTTGGGCTTGCCATCGTGCAGCATTTCGTTGAAATGCACGACGGCACCATCACCGCCGATTCAGCCGGCGAAGATAAGGGCGCAACATTCACGGTCACCCTGCCAATTCGTCCGGTCCCTACAGATCTCCAATAAACAAACACAAAAAAAGTACGGTCGAAATCGACCGTACTTTTTTTGTGTCTGCGCTTTACATTTTGAAGTATTGAGCGCGGGTATCGGCATAGGTTTCGTCGCTGTAGGAAATACCGCGGTCGATGCGCACACCGAGTTCGGTTCCCGCTGCCAGTCTGGCGTCGGCAGCTTTGTCCTTATCGCGACGAGCCAGAACGTATCCGGCCAATCCGCCGAGCGCACCGGTAATCGTCGAGTTCTTGTCGATGACTTTGCCCAGAACGAAGCCAGCACCGGCACCGATGAGAACATTGCGAGCGGTGTTGTCTTTCGCTTCGCCCGCTTTTGCCATGACGCGGCCCTGTGTCTGGACAACCGAACCATTATCAAGCGCCGTCAACTGGCCCTGCAATGGAATACGCGTTTGGTTCGGCAAGATGGCTGCGCGGAAATCGAGAGCCAATGCGCCGGGAACGTCACCGCTCTTGGCGGTTGCTTCGGTCACAACGCCTTCCAAACGGGTTCCGGCAGGAAATTCACTGTCGCCCGGGGTTTTCGAGCGCACCGTTGCGGTGAACGTATCGCCAACG
The Abditibacteriaceae bacterium DNA segment above includes these coding regions:
- a CDS encoding ABC transporter permease; this translates as MALAPELIAQPTASPRRADTFSARLARHRLAQVGFVLIALLLLVVFFAGLISPLDPTQSRAGGMGTLGEPHAPGNGFLLGADTLGRDVWTRTLYGARISLLVGVFAMTTAVLMGTTAGLLAGYFGERVDAIIMRIVEIVQSLPTILLAIALVAVLPDDPINLPNGTVIDRKLFNLLLAIALVTWTGIARAVRGQTLALREQEFIEAARAVGCGHTKILTRHLLPNVLPTVITLATLATANTILLEAGLSYLGLGVDPSIPSWGAMIAEGQPYILSAPWIILAPGSAVALAVIAFNLLGTAMQETLDPRR
- the murJ gene encoding murein biosynthesis integral membrane protein MurJ encodes the protein MTASPQRIEISQNLSLGRASLLMALMVLLSRITGFGRMIVTANLYGRNALTDAYNAAFNIPDTISILIAGGALATGFVPVFTELVSRGDQDAARRTFRAMFTVLAAGFGLVTLVLFALTFTSFGHAFAQRQVQPQYVDLYFNLLRILLAAQFFFVVGGLFTGTLNALRLFWYAAVQPVVFNLGIIVFGIAGPKLWGAGIESQAWGALFGALVGSIFIQIPAVRRSGLSLAPLWDLRDAGVQRVLKSLAPIIFGLASGQVIALNLPRFLAGDGNGAITAIDNANRIMQFPLAILASGPAIALFPTLVLLATQNDLPKMREELTSALRRTLALTVLASALLIALRVPLVRLMLEHGRFTAADTLVTAKVLACYGVGLVALAAQQILARGFYAVGRTREPVTLGIGAMLLFALLGWVSNRLSGSAAGLALAASLAICALSLGLGLSLKKVLGGWDGGRSLVTLTKSLVAGGAAYGMASLVVLAFGAQAANGHGLVKVLVNSVLLGVAAILGAGAFVSVGSALRLDEARAVSAKLMRRGKKNL
- a CDS encoding M15 family metallopeptidase; this encodes MNEDALLPGEDQDELDAVEIRDNGEPLVDFLGLSPRLTLAPQHPVFEFPRVHVVRESVARMLVQAAESLPEGLELHVVEGYRPIQVQRAMWAHALEEARKRLGDASQGIIEREAGRYSAPPDAITPPPHTTGGAVDVAIVRENGEQLDFFSPFELSDMTHARADAVGLSDEAQKNRALLRSVLEPTGLTQYVDEWWHWSYGDNGWALRTNAPHAIYDKIELPANAHWIGDMDKMPQ
- a CDS encoding ABC transporter substrate-binding protein, which gives rise to MRRAFFFLPFLFIPLLSSCVRAPRAPQTLVLASKPDPSTLDPARAYDTTSINFVRVIYNGLVDYDDKAQIVPAVAQKWTVSPDGKTYTFTIRPKVRFHSGREVTAEDFRYSIERVLEPDTASDGQSFYTMLDGATEWTKLDKKQRRATHVRGIRVLNPRTVSFTLVKPDATFLNVLALPFGFVVPRESVEKLEAAGKTLSDNPNGCGPFKFVSWTHDAQLELKKNADYYKPGLPRAEGISLAIGGDETLHQMQFEMGDLDVAGDIPSPDFARVTKDPKWQPLISHAPMMDVRYLCMNTEVAPFTDIRVRRAFNYAIDKQRLVQVQSGRVAPARGILPPGLAAYNPNLQSFAYAPDKARALLKEAGADNLDLTLWASTTDGYDKVAQSIQQDLRKVGVKVRIKLSNYKEIKTLAGKRKKIGLSILGWLQDYADPANYLDVCFNGEKITESASLNRAFYSNPKVNALLNTAAVEQNPTQRMKMYQQVEQMVVNDAPWVPLYHSERYIVTQPWVKGYKLHPAWSARYEYVEVNR
- a CDS encoding cytochrome P450 gives rise to the protein MSHTLHRHPPSPKARFFIGQLPHMLGIRRDSLGFLQQCVSDYGDVVRLKYGKLEVLLVNHPDLVEQVMLGANKHFIKDRTTPTSRAFRRLLGNGLLTSDGDFWLRQRRLAQQAFHKDRILQTYSGAFVRHCETMLDGWESGSVRDMYGDMMKLTLEIAAETFFGSDVSDRAGDIGRALNDIMDDFVARGSKIPLPDDFPSPTNRRFDRATAALDKIVFKIIEERRAQEKDGEGGRNDLLTLLMRAQDSDDSQMTDRQLRDEGVTLFLAGHETTALALSWIGFLLAQHPEIQARLHAEVDEVLGGRTPTVDDLEKLPLVNNIVTETMRLYPPVWRVARQAMHDTQIGEYKVKKGAVVIVSQWLLHRDERFYDHPDQFRPDRWTDEMKKKLPRYAYFPFGGGPRICIAANFASLESALLLATIARRFSFALPDGYDPHGSPQPSVTLRPARRIDLKVTTR
- a CDS encoding mannosyltransferase family protein; the protein is MTRAVKDESTVDFDRTAGSWRSSLAVAWRAFWISRLFVVAFVYLGHSLRTPNLPINGGWQGVANTWLNPWTTFDSAYFLRIAESGYNALELTAFFPLYPSLLGLAGTNILARVIFGIALSNFCLFGGLALAHRLIVALAQQRSEDIFSDEAKNAVWLLAFWPATPYFSAVYSDALFFCLASGAFWCAQQKQWLRVGILALFASLARNAAPVLFLALIVEYARTHQKGGCDKTSWRTRDVLCLILSPLSFVALQICFRLRFGGDVLLRAQRMFGRSFSAPWTPVAQDFADFVTIKHIGPSSFFNLVAALLAPVFAGVLWKRTRSGAVFLGGLTLMALLYGRSYAPHTFGIARYVAAAWPFALGLALFYDMTARRPLLRALFQVLYLLLCAASCCMFGLKESLF